From the genome of Anopheles moucheti chromosome 3, idAnoMoucSN_F20_07, whole genome shotgun sequence, one region includes:
- the LOC128300343 gene encoding facilitated trehalose transporter Tret1-like, giving the protein MTAEKQSPAGSGTIKPDRKIVKLYLAAMAANIISLSLGTAIGWLSPFLPLLISPNSPLEHGPVTDVQATWIASLLCIGAFGGTFLFGWSAEKFGRKPSLLATAMPLVGFWGCVAFGTSVEVLYVARLLAGLAAAGVFLLVPMYITEIAEDRIRGTLGSLFILFLNIGTLVSFVMGSYLSYHMTAYILFALPIIFLALFLQFPETPQYLIRRNRVRDAESSLKYLRGYTSTPDHLEMLRSEMDGLLVQVSGEKDSTEQSSISLADFAPKSARKALLIGLVLVSFNQLSGCFALINYTAQIFADSGSDLDPNIAAMVVGAIQILGSYGSTIIVDRCQRKHVYIATSFFAAIGLFAMGTHGYLKSQHVDVSAINWIPVASLSFVIFIASVGMLPLTFVILSEILPPKVRSLGGSLCTAFLWTISFLVVKYFPVTVELIGLHGCMWVFSAVCLLAGLFNAVFIPETRGRSIEQIIHAMENNIKS; this is encoded by the exons ATGACGGCCGAAAAGCAATCCCCAGCCGGATCCGGCACGATTAAACCGGACCGGAAGATAGTCAAGCTTTATTTGGCCGCAATGGCGG CCAACATCATCTCGCTGTCGCTGGGCACCGCCATTGGTTGGCTGTCCCCGTTTCTGCCCTTGCTGATCTCGCCCAACTCACCGCTCGAGCATGGCCCCGTTACGGATGTCCAGGCGACCTGGATTGCGTCGCTACTGTGCATCGGTGCGTTCGGTGGTACCTTTCTGTTTGGCTGGAGCGCAGAGAAGTTCGGCCGTAAGCCGTCACTGCTGGCGACGGCGATGCCACTGGTCGGGTTCTGGGGCTGTGTCGCGTTCGGTACCTCGGTCGAGGTGCTGTACGTGGCCCGACTTCTGGCGGGACTTGCAGCGGCTGGCGTGTTCCTGCTCGTGCCCATGTACATTACCGAGATCGCTGAAGATAG GATACGCGGAACGCTCGGCTCGCTGTTCATTCTGTTCCTCAACATCGGCACACTGGTGTCGTTCGTAATGGGCAGCTACCTTTCCTACCACATGACGGCGTACATTCTGTTCGCGCTACCGATCATCTTCCTGGCACTATTTCTGCAATTCCCCGAAACGCCACAGTACCTCATTCGGCGCAACCGTGTCCGGGATGCGGAAAGTTCGCTGAAGTACCTCCGCGGATACACCTCCACGCCGGACCATTTGGAGATGTTGCGCTCGGAGATGGACGGACTGTTGGTGCAGGTATCCGGTGAGAAGGACAGCACGGAACAGAGCAGCATTTCGTTGGCTGACTTCG CTCCAAAATCAGCACGCAAAGCTCTTCTGATCGGactggtgttggtgtcgtTTAATCAGCTGTCTGGATGCTTCGCGCTGATCAACTACACCGCCCAGATCTTTGCCGACTCGGGTTCCGATCTTGATCCCAACATTGCCGCCATGGTGGTGGGCGCTATACAGATTCTCGGCTCGTACGGATCGACCATTATCGTCGATCGTTGCCAGCGGAAG CACGTGTACATCGCAACGAGCTTTTTCGCCGCGATCGGTCTATTCGCGATGGGGACGCACGGTTATCTGAAGAGTCAGCACGTGGATGTCAGTGCGATTAACTGGATACCGGTCGCTAGCCTATCGTTTGTCATATTCATCGCGTCCGTCGGTATGCTGCCGCTTACATTTGTTATTCTATCCGAGATACTGCCACCGAAG GTGCGTAGCCTTGGAGGATCCCTCTGTACGGCGTTCCTGTGGACGATCAGCTTCCTGGTGGTGAAATATTTCCCCGTCACGGTCGAACTGATTGGGCTGCATGGTTGCATGTGGGTATTCAGTGCCGTCTGCCTACTTGCCGGGCTCTTCAATGCCGTCTTCATACCGGAAACGCGCGGTCGCAGCATAGAACAGATCATACACGCAATGGAGAACAACATTAAAAGCTAG